Proteins encoded by one window of Salicibibacter halophilus:
- a CDS encoding MMPL family transporter: MLQRLTGKTGLIIYPIVWALLASVLFLLAPDMEDLVREEGQVEIPEAYPTQQFEALIEADGGFSGEEVIIAYYEEEGLSRAQADGIEDVVEALEDDSGELPLYDIVSPFDGEQQEEQLVSEEEELFLVMLEMDLDDGEYEAYRGIIDENTEVEGLAHYQTGAPVIEEDLDNSTQEGLVTAQWITVALVFIVLLSIFRSPIAPILPLFLLGTAYIFSIGIVAFLIEGIGFPVSNYTQIFIMAVVFGVGTDYCILLMRRFQEEMPKSGEAHDAMLRTFRASTKTVLYGVITGFIGFATIGFADFDIYQSGVGVAVAMVVLAVGIWAWLPSMMSLVGNKMFWPSKPKQEQENNWLWTKLGTFSVYRPGFTLVLVAIILVPLFFLYDNDVSFDNVEEIPGDYDSIMAYDLIADTFGEGDIFFTTLAVEAPEGTWENANALPYLEMMALNVEKAEGVDDVRTITRPEGERTDAITIPEQAEKLTSNLEESIEGLEEVSEGHEEMLSGIAEGAEELSEAEEGVQELIQGTDEALSGVEELEAGLTEMAGELEEAEAEVWEAYEEIEAYQDTLNNIEDAAPGMETVEEQLENAETARQEALAEIAERQEQLQNAREAVQALAFDPSAFEEELEGRLQDWRTSLEELNDQLEEEPPEANISDTVEEMITGMEEGEAIIADAVDTLYEVEETRAEIETELGDAQEDLADIEQFLALDTPLDELDVPSPEGIVQEAENELTEIQDQVQALAVGMGEAVDGLEAMHEGVEDLDDGLQELQEGHEALSEGLNEAEAGLDEIEEGLQEADEGTLEVIEGLESMQSFTEDMAGQPSHPLEGIFISDEMMEDDDFDELWDHYATPDEHVVSLVEVTMEDDPYGFEAIETVERIEDVAAFSLQETPFEDATILADGIAAENRDLNDITTEDFMTTAAIMLAGIFLALSVLFRSLIIPMYVLFSLVAAYFGAAAVTEWIFTDLANYDGLMWAVPFFGFVLLMALGVDYSIFLLTRFNETREDDPNLKTAMIEGMKKVGGTVLSAALILGGTFASMMASGVLTLMQISTLIVLGLLFYSFVLLPLFVPAVATLLGEKNWWPFKKRA, translated from the coding sequence GTGTTACAGCGACTGACTGGAAAAACAGGTTTAATCATCTATCCGATTGTGTGGGCCCTTTTGGCTTCCGTTCTTTTTTTACTTGCCCCTGACATGGAAGATTTGGTTCGGGAAGAGGGGCAAGTGGAAATTCCCGAAGCCTATCCGACACAGCAATTCGAAGCATTGATCGAGGCGGACGGCGGGTTTTCAGGGGAAGAAGTGATTATAGCTTATTACGAAGAAGAAGGATTGTCGCGAGCACAAGCGGATGGCATCGAAGATGTGGTAGAAGCTTTAGAAGATGATTCCGGGGAGTTGCCGTTGTATGACATTGTCTCCCCTTTCGATGGCGAGCAACAGGAAGAACAGCTCGTAAGTGAAGAGGAAGAACTTTTCCTCGTGATGCTCGAAATGGACCTCGATGATGGCGAGTATGAAGCGTATCGCGGGATAATTGATGAAAATACGGAAGTAGAGGGGCTCGCGCATTATCAAACAGGAGCCCCGGTTATCGAAGAAGACTTGGATAATTCGACTCAGGAAGGGTTGGTTACCGCTCAATGGATTACGGTCGCTTTAGTGTTTATTGTTTTACTTAGCATCTTTCGGTCCCCGATCGCACCGATCCTACCTCTTTTTTTACTGGGGACTGCCTATATTTTTTCGATCGGTATCGTTGCTTTTCTCATAGAAGGCATCGGTTTTCCCGTATCCAATTATACGCAGATTTTTATTATGGCTGTCGTTTTCGGGGTAGGGACGGATTACTGTATTTTATTGATGCGGCGATTTCAGGAGGAAATGCCTAAAAGCGGGGAGGCCCATGATGCGATGTTGAGGACATTCCGAGCCTCGACAAAAACCGTGTTATATGGGGTGATCACCGGATTTATCGGTTTTGCAACGATTGGCTTCGCGGATTTTGACATTTATCAATCAGGGGTCGGCGTCGCGGTCGCGATGGTTGTCCTTGCAGTGGGGATATGGGCGTGGCTCCCCAGTATGATGAGCCTTGTCGGCAATAAGATGTTTTGGCCGAGCAAACCGAAACAAGAGCAGGAAAACAATTGGCTCTGGACGAAACTGGGGACGTTCTCGGTCTACCGGCCGGGATTCACCCTTGTGCTCGTGGCGATCATTCTGGTCCCTTTATTTTTTCTCTATGATAATGACGTTTCTTTTGACAATGTTGAAGAGATTCCAGGGGATTACGATTCGATTATGGCCTATGATTTGATCGCGGACACATTCGGGGAAGGCGATATTTTCTTTACAACTTTGGCTGTAGAAGCGCCGGAAGGCACATGGGAAAATGCAAATGCGCTACCCTATTTGGAAATGATGGCGCTCAATGTAGAAAAAGCGGAAGGTGTCGATGATGTTCGGACGATCACTCGGCCGGAGGGGGAGCGTACCGATGCAATTACGATTCCTGAACAAGCAGAAAAGCTGACTTCAAACCTGGAGGAAAGCATCGAAGGGCTGGAAGAAGTTTCAGAAGGCCATGAAGAAATGCTGTCAGGCATAGCAGAAGGAGCCGAGGAGCTGTCTGAAGCAGAGGAGGGCGTACAGGAACTAATCCAGGGAACAGATGAGGCGCTTAGTGGTGTGGAGGAATTGGAAGCAGGCCTAACGGAAATGGCCGGAGAGCTTGAGGAAGCGGAAGCTGAAGTATGGGAAGCTTATGAGGAAATCGAAGCATACCAAGATACGCTAAATAATATCGAAGATGCGGCACCCGGCATGGAAACAGTAGAAGAACAGTTGGAGAATGCAGAAACCGCCCGACAGGAAGCGTTGGCGGAGATTGCTGAACGGCAGGAACAATTGCAAAACGCGCGAGAAGCCGTTCAAGCGCTTGCTTTTGACCCTTCGGCTTTTGAAGAGGAGCTTGAGGGACGTTTGCAAGATTGGCGGACGTCGCTCGAAGAGCTAAATGATCAACTGGAAGAAGAGCCGCCGGAAGCAAATATCTCCGACACGGTGGAAGAAATGATCACCGGCATGGAAGAAGGCGAAGCCATTATAGCCGATGCTGTGGACACTCTGTATGAGGTCGAAGAGACGAGAGCGGAGATAGAAACGGAATTGGGAGATGCTCAGGAAGACTTGGCAGACATCGAGCAATTTCTCGCTCTGGATACACCGCTGGATGAGTTGGATGTTCCGTCGCCGGAGGGAATTGTACAAGAAGCTGAAAATGAGTTAACAGAGATTCAGGATCAAGTTCAAGCCCTGGCGGTCGGTATGGGAGAGGCCGTAGATGGCTTGGAAGCGATGCATGAAGGTGTAGAGGATTTGGATGATGGGCTCCAAGAACTTCAAGAAGGCCACGAAGCGTTATCGGAAGGATTAAATGAAGCAGAAGCAGGGCTTGATGAAATCGAGGAAGGGTTGCAGGAAGCTGATGAAGGTACGCTTGAAGTGATCGAAGGGCTTGAAAGCATGCAGTCGTTTACCGAGGATATGGCCGGGCAGCCTTCCCATCCACTCGAGGGTATATTTATATCCGACGAAATGATGGAAGATGATGATTTTGACGAGCTTTGGGATCACTATGCCACCCCTGATGAGCACGTGGTCTCCCTTGTTGAAGTGACGATGGAAGACGACCCTTATGGGTTCGAAGCGATCGAAACGGTGGAACGTATTGAAGATGTTGCTGCGTTTTCGCTTCAAGAAACCCCATTTGAAGACGCTACCATCTTAGCAGATGGCATTGCCGCCGAAAATAGAGATCTGAATGACATCACGACTGAAGACTTTATGACGACAGCGGCGATTATGCTGGCCGGCATTTTTCTTGCTTTGAGCGTTCTTTTTCGTTCGCTCATTATCCCCATGTACGTCCTTTTTTCATTAGTGGCCGCTTACTTTGGGGCAGCAGCGGTTACGGAATGGATATTCACGGATTTGGCAAATTATGATGGCCTGATGTGGGCAGTTCCATTCTTTGGATTTGTATTATTAATGGCACTGGGGGTTGATTACTCCATTTTTCTTCTTACACGTTTTAATGAAACACGGGAAGATGACCCGAATTTGAAAACGGCGATGATCGAAGGCATGAAAAAAGTCGGTGGAACAGTGTTATCAGCCGCCCTGATTTTAGGAGGGACATTTGCGTCCATGATGGCTTCCGGAGTGTTAACACTTATGCAAATCAGCACGCTCATCGTGTTGGGGCTGCTGTTTTATTCTTTCGTTCTGTTGCCGCTCTTTGTTCCGGCAGTCGCTACGCTTTTAGGGGAAAAGAACTGGTGGCCGTTCAAAAAACGAGCATGA
- a CDS encoding sulfite exporter TauE/SafE family protein, with protein MDIDIWTYPVILVVGLVAGIINTVSAGGSLLTLPMLIFLGLPSAEANGTNRVAIVVQTIIAVLAFRHKGQLEKKVSAMVMVPAVIGSVLGAFAAVAIGDELFQLILAVTMVVTIIFIAWDPTKRPGSEHKLSISRKLLGLLIFFAIGFYGGFIQVGAGFYIVFTALLVFQLSFIHANSVKILVGGSYVFVSLLIFGISGEVNWTLGLLLAGGNACGAWLGSQIIMGSKTKLIKWILLFTVLIMAARLVYDALI; from the coding sequence ATGGATATCGATATATGGACCTATCCGGTTATTTTGGTTGTTGGACTAGTCGCGGGCATCATTAATACCGTTTCAGCAGGGGGTTCCTTACTTACGCTGCCGATGTTGATTTTTCTTGGCCTGCCGTCCGCAGAAGCAAATGGCACCAATCGTGTGGCCATCGTTGTTCAAACGATTATTGCGGTGCTGGCCTTCCGGCACAAAGGCCAATTGGAAAAAAAGGTAAGTGCAATGGTCATGGTACCGGCTGTGATTGGCTCTGTGTTGGGGGCATTTGCAGCTGTTGCCATCGGTGATGAACTTTTTCAACTTATTCTGGCGGTGACGATGGTTGTTACGATCATTTTTATTGCATGGGACCCGACAAAAAGACCGGGGTCTGAACATAAATTATCCATATCAAGGAAACTGTTAGGATTACTTATCTTTTTTGCGATTGGTTTTTACGGCGGATTTATTCAAGTAGGAGCAGGGTTTTATATTGTCTTTACGGCTTTGCTCGTATTTCAATTATCTTTTATCCATGCCAATAGCGTCAAAATATTGGTCGGCGGCTCGTATGTGTTTGTTTCGCTGCTCATTTTTGGCATAAGCGGAGAAGTAAACTGGACGTTGGGATTACTGCTAGCCGGGGGGAATGCATGTGGCGCTTGGCTCGGCAGTCAAATTATTATGGGAAGCAAAACAAAACTGATTAAATGGATTCTTTTGTTCACCGTCCTCATTATGGCAGCAAGGCTTGTTTATGATGCACTTATATGA
- a CDS encoding manganese catalase family protein, whose protein sequence is MFKRVDKLQIDLPRPDQPDPEAAGVVQELLGGRFGEMSTLNNYMFQSFNFRSKKKLRPFYELIANITAEEIGHVELVSNTINLNLDGSVGNGSTNPDDTPLAPVMGYENKFNFILGGQNAIPADSAGKAWTGDNVFSSGNLVNDLLHNFYLECGARTHKMRVYQMTDNETARELAGYLLVRGGVHAVAYAKALEEITGVNMMKMLPVPDLDNSKYDHARKYEEKGTHRKLFRFSDDDYKLLDRIWNGPTPVGPPGELEVVDGLPEGGEIPDLEHVPEEFAPGFDEEQFRELSKRLQYEAGM, encoded by the coding sequence TTGTTTAAGCGAGTGGACAAGCTGCAAATCGACCTTCCTAGACCAGATCAACCAGATCCCGAAGCAGCAGGTGTTGTGCAGGAACTGTTGGGCGGTAGATTCGGTGAAATGTCAACGTTGAATAACTATATGTTTCAGTCGTTTAATTTTAGATCCAAGAAAAAGTTACGGCCATTTTATGAGCTTATCGCCAATATTACGGCTGAGGAAATCGGTCACGTGGAGTTAGTGTCGAATACGATCAATCTAAATCTTGATGGTTCTGTTGGGAATGGCAGTACCAATCCGGACGATACACCACTTGCTCCGGTAATGGGTTATGAAAACAAGTTTAATTTTATTTTAGGTGGACAAAACGCGATACCGGCTGATTCTGCCGGAAAAGCTTGGACTGGGGATAACGTGTTTTCCAGCGGCAACTTAGTCAATGATCTGCTGCATAACTTCTATCTGGAGTGCGGGGCACGCACACATAAAATGCGTGTCTATCAAATGACGGACAATGAAACTGCTCGTGAGCTTGCAGGTTATTTGCTCGTACGCGGAGGTGTCCATGCAGTTGCTTATGCGAAAGCGCTGGAAGAAATTACAGGTGTGAACATGATGAAAATGTTGCCTGTCCCCGATTTGGATAACTCAAAATATGACCATGCCAGAAAATACGAAGAAAAAGGAACCCACCGAAAGCTATTCCGTTTTAGCGACGACGATTACAAATTGCTCGACCGCATCTGGAATGGACCGACACCGGTTGGACCGCCAGGCGAGCTTGAAGTCGTCGACGGCCTTCCCGAAGGTGGTGAAATTCCGGATCTTGAACATGTTCCGGAAGAATTTGCTCCGGGATTTGACGAAGAACAATTCCGGGAGTTATCAAAACGTCTCCAGTATGAAGCGGGTATGTAA
- a CDS encoding cytochrome P450 has translation MTRATKQIPKEKGLDQSLTLLNEGYRYIPNRRRNQQSDIIQTRLLGKKAILISGEEAARLFYDENYFKREGVAPRRIRKSLFGEHGVQGLDDEEHKHRKLMFLSLMTPERLEEIKKITMQQWKKKIDEWKERDRVVLFYEAEEVMCRAACEWAGIDLSEEEVGQRAREFGQMIDAFGGVGERNRRGKRARDSSEKWIQKIVKQIRANKQKPAENTAAYIISFHRDHKGKRLDTHTAAVEIINVLRPIVAIGRYVVFGALAVHDHPETLPKLRAGDDTYTTMFVQEIRRYYPFTPLLGAIARKDFHWKGYPFTKDTLVMLDVHGINHRADLWEDPDVFMPERFKEWEGSPFAFVPQGGGDHYMGHRCAGEWITVMLMQTSLEFLTNHITYDVPEQDLSYSMVRMPTIPKSRFVIRDVEEREKLAEV, from the coding sequence ATGACGAGAGCGACGAAGCAAATCCCAAAAGAAAAAGGGTTGGACCAGTCGTTAACATTATTGAATGAAGGGTACCGATACATTCCAAACAGGCGGCGGAATCAGCAATCCGATATCATACAAACGCGCCTTCTAGGTAAAAAAGCGATTCTCATTAGCGGTGAAGAAGCGGCGCGGCTTTTTTATGACGAGAATTATTTTAAGCGGGAAGGTGTGGCACCACGGCGGATCCGAAAATCTTTGTTCGGTGAACATGGTGTGCAAGGATTGGATGATGAAGAGCATAAACATCGAAAGCTGATGTTTTTGTCGTTAATGACACCGGAACGTTTGGAAGAGATTAAGAAAATAACGATGCAGCAGTGGAAAAAGAAGATCGATGAATGGAAGGAAAGAGACCGGGTTGTTTTATTTTATGAAGCGGAAGAAGTCATGTGTCGCGCTGCATGTGAATGGGCAGGCATTGATTTGTCGGAAGAAGAAGTCGGACAACGGGCACGGGAATTTGGACAAATGATCGATGCCTTTGGAGGAGTGGGAGAACGAAACCGTCGCGGCAAGAGAGCGAGGGATAGTTCGGAAAAATGGATACAAAAGATAGTCAAACAAATTCGCGCCAATAAACAAAAACCTGCTGAAAATACAGCTGCCTATATTATTTCTTTTCATCGCGATCATAAAGGAAAACGTTTGGATACCCATACGGCCGCTGTTGAAATCATTAATGTGCTAAGGCCGATTGTCGCGATTGGCCGTTATGTTGTTTTCGGGGCGCTTGCGGTACATGATCACCCGGAAACATTACCTAAATTACGTGCCGGAGATGACACATATACGACAATGTTTGTACAGGAAATTCGAAGATATTATCCATTTACACCATTGTTGGGGGCGATTGCTCGCAAAGATTTTCATTGGAAAGGATATCCCTTTACAAAGGATACGCTTGTTATGCTTGATGTTCACGGGATTAACCATCGCGCGGATTTATGGGAGGATCCTGATGTATTCATGCCCGAACGTTTCAAGGAATGGGAAGGGAGTCCGTTTGCATTTGTTCCACAAGGGGGAGGGGACCATTACATGGGGCACCGTTGTGCCGGCGAATGGATTACGGTGATGCTTATGCAAACAAGCTTGGAGTTTTTAACCAATCATATCACGTATGACGTCCCTGAGCAGGATCTAAGCTACAGCATGGTGCGCATGCCAACGATTCCGAAAAGCCGTTTTGTCATTCGTGATGTGGAAGAGCGGGAAAAATTGGCAGAAGTGTGA
- a CDS encoding DnaA N-terminal domain-containing protein produces MMANEHVWREVLAVLELKISKPAFQTWLEGTRLEITNHVWTIKAANAFAAEWLETRYEKVIANAIKSVHGDNPNIEFSYDERKEETPVGATGPDERRVTVGRLRFMEEEITDMKKQIHRLEKELAAIKND; encoded by the coding sequence ATGATGGCTAACGAACACGTTTGGAGGGAGGTTTTGGCAGTCTTGGAATTAAAAATTTCCAAGCCGGCTTTTCAAACATGGTTGGAAGGTACGAGGCTAGAGATCACAAATCACGTGTGGACGATTAAGGCAGCGAATGCTTTTGCTGCGGAGTGGTTGGAAACGCGTTACGAAAAAGTGATTGCCAATGCGATCAAGTCTGTGCACGGGGATAACCCAAATATAGAGTTCAGTTACGATGAACGGAAAGAGGAAACGCCGGTTGGCGCTACCGGACCGGATGAGCGACGAGTTACGGTAGGTCGTCTTCGATTCATGGAAGAAGAAATAACGGATATGAAAAAACAAATCCATCGCTTGGAGAAGGAACTGGCTGCAATTAAAAATGATTAA
- a CDS encoding LLM class flavin-dependent oxidoreductase: MKLGILEQMPTPKGKTAEDTVKETISLAQYAEQLGYKRFWFAEHHATKGMASSAPEIMMAAVASRTKQMHVGSGGILLPQYSPYKVAAQLLQLQALFPGRIEAGVGRSPGGGERVRSALADGKENQLSAYPEKLETLVRYVHGQQSNGVRATPRTSTPPSIYSLGLGENSAEVAARLGVGYVYGHFIEPTRGQAAHQIYRQQFAPGNLNAPHALTAIFVICGASDAHAEELATSQDMWLLRTEKGLDSRVPSVEEAKAAKKTERDQQKIQENRRRMIIGGPETVRKQLCYLSDLYHNDEWLILTNIHDFHEKRRSFERLISLF; encoded by the coding sequence ATGAAGCTAGGAATCTTGGAGCAAATGCCTACTCCTAAAGGCAAGACAGCAGAAGATACCGTCAAGGAAACGATCTCCCTGGCTCAATATGCGGAACAACTGGGATACAAACGCTTTTGGTTTGCCGAACATCACGCGACGAAGGGGATGGCATCGAGTGCTCCGGAAATAATGATGGCAGCCGTGGCAAGCCGTACGAAACAAATGCATGTAGGAAGCGGCGGGATCTTGCTCCCGCAGTACAGCCCCTATAAAGTTGCTGCCCAGCTCCTGCAATTACAAGCGCTTTTTCCGGGGAGAATTGAAGCAGGCGTGGGCCGTTCTCCCGGAGGGGGCGAAAGGGTTCGCTCTGCGCTGGCTGATGGAAAAGAAAACCAATTAAGCGCATATCCGGAAAAGCTGGAAACCCTCGTCCGGTATGTGCATGGACAACAATCAAATGGGGTGCGGGCCACGCCACGGACAAGCACACCTCCCTCTATCTACTCCTTGGGCCTTGGGGAAAACAGTGCAGAAGTCGCGGCCCGTCTCGGGGTTGGATATGTATACGGGCATTTTATCGAACCCACTCGCGGACAAGCCGCCCATCAGATTTACCGCCAACAGTTTGCCCCCGGAAATTTAAATGCCCCGCACGCGTTAACAGCCATCTTTGTCATTTGCGGAGCGTCGGATGCGCACGCGGAAGAGCTGGCAACGAGCCAAGATATGTGGCTGTTGCGAACGGAAAAGGGGTTGGACAGCCGTGTGCCTAGTGTGGAAGAGGCGAAAGCGGCCAAAAAAACCGAAAGGGACCAACAAAAAATACAGGAAAATCGCAGACGGATGATTATCGGTGGCCCTGAGACGGTTCGAAAACAATTATGCTACTTATCGGATCTCTATCACAATGACGAATGGTTGATCTTGACGAATATCCATGACTTTCATGAAAAACGTCGGTCATTCGAACGCCTTATCTCTCTTTTTTAA
- a CDS encoding 5-methyltetrahydropteroyltriglutamate--homocysteine S-methyltransferase, which produces MSISLTHAPYRADHVGSILRTERLKKAREDRSTGAITAEQLREVEDEEIRAIVEKQKEAGLTAITDGEFRRAWWHLDFLEGFDGVEGYEPEHGYKFRGVETKAWLVRINGELDFPDNHPFLEHFRHLKSLVGEDYVAKQTIPSPSMLYADEHFVPGVYDDRSQFRKDLAAAYKKAVHAFYDAGCRYLQLDDVGWAHILPTEDDTEEQREEKHNKQQWFKEIINEALSDRPDDLTVTMHICRGNFRSTWIRTGSYDPVAKTVFQEVGVDGLFLEYDDERSGTFEALQYVNRTDLKIVLGIVTSKTGKLEDKEALKSRIQEAEKYVPLEQLALSPQCGFASTEEGNILSEEAQWAKLRHVKEVADEVWGES; this is translated from the coding sequence ATGTCAATATCATTAACGCACGCGCCTTATCGTGCAGACCATGTCGGAAGCATTTTGCGTACCGAACGATTGAAGAAAGCGAGAGAAGATCGTTCAACCGGTGCCATTACGGCGGAACAATTGCGCGAGGTTGAAGATGAAGAGATCCGTGCGATTGTGGAAAAACAAAAAGAAGCGGGTCTCACGGCCATTACCGATGGGGAATTTCGCCGAGCGTGGTGGCACCTGGATTTTTTGGAAGGGTTTGACGGGGTAGAAGGATACGAACCGGAACATGGTTACAAATTTCGAGGAGTGGAAACGAAGGCTTGGCTTGTACGGATTAACGGGGAGTTGGATTTTCCGGACAACCATCCGTTCCTCGAGCATTTTCGGCACTTAAAAAGCCTTGTTGGCGAGGACTACGTGGCTAAGCAAACCATTCCGAGTCCGAGTATGCTCTATGCGGACGAGCATTTTGTGCCGGGTGTTTATGACGACCGGTCCCAATTCAGAAAAGATCTCGCTGCCGCTTATAAAAAAGCTGTTCATGCGTTTTATGACGCAGGTTGCCGTTATTTGCAACTCGATGACGTGGGATGGGCCCATATACTGCCAACCGAGGACGATACGGAAGAGCAAAGAGAGGAAAAACACAACAAACAACAATGGTTTAAGGAGATCATTAATGAAGCATTGTCCGATCGTCCGGATGACTTAACAGTGACAATGCACATTTGCCGCGGAAACTTTCGTTCCACGTGGATCAGAACCGGCAGCTATGATCCGGTCGCGAAAACGGTCTTTCAGGAAGTTGGCGTCGATGGTCTTTTCCTGGAATATGATGATGAACGTTCCGGTACCTTCGAAGCTTTACAGTATGTCAACCGTACTGATTTGAAAATTGTACTTGGGATTGTAACTTCAAAAACAGGTAAACTTGAAGATAAAGAGGCATTGAAAAGCCGCATTCAGGAAGCTGAAAAGTACGTACCACTTGAACAGCTGGCGCTCAGTCCGCAATGTGGTTTTGCTTCCACTGAAGAAGGCAACATTTTATCGGAAGAAGCGCAATGGGCAAAACTTCGTCATGTCAAGGAAGTCGCGGATGAAGTTTGGGGCGAAAGCTAA
- a CDS encoding PaaI family thioesterase, translated as MEQHTRNVEEQLQAFSEGSLIALLDITFVEATQDRLVLQMPVQPKTHQPAGILHGGASVVLAETAASLGTALNIDQETKIPVGLEINANHVRSKQDGVVTATATPLHKGKTTMIWEIKIVDEDDKLVCVSRCTMAVLDKK; from the coding sequence ATGGAACAACACACCCGAAACGTAGAAGAACAATTACAAGCATTTAGCGAAGGATCATTGATAGCTTTACTGGACATTACCTTCGTGGAGGCGACTCAAGATCGTCTTGTCCTGCAGATGCCGGTGCAGCCAAAAACGCATCAGCCTGCCGGTATTCTTCATGGCGGCGCTTCTGTTGTTCTCGCGGAAACGGCAGCATCCTTGGGGACTGCGCTCAATATTGACCAAGAAACAAAAATCCCGGTTGGTCTCGAGATTAACGCGAACCACGTTCGCAGTAAACAGGATGGCGTGGTGACAGCAACAGCCACTCCTTTACATAAAGGAAAGACAACGATGATCTGGGAGATTAAAATCGTCGATGAAGACGATAAGTTAGTCTGTGTTTCACGTTGCACGATGGCTGTATTGGATAAAAAATAA
- a CDS encoding amidase family protein: MQFSLMANYWHEETTIAEIHQAYDDGKLTAKNLVLYYLNRIALWDQDGPYINAVSDINPDALPIAEALDKERAQNGRRGALHGIPILLKENIGTADKMPTPAGSIALENWRSREDAFLVKQLRDAGAIILGKTNMTELAHRIGTNMPENYSSRGGYVLCPYGTQFDVGGSSTGSAAAVAANFAPVSIGTDTSGSLLNPATRNSLVTVKPTIGLVSRTGIIPLSYAQDAAGPMTQTVADAAHLLGVIAGKDSQDAETKTQPLKIPNYVDTLRKDGAEGKRIGIFRDYQPNMSDQIDLTLYEETVLRLKDLGATLVDSVSIPAINRGDGDAVVSYESRHSLNNFFARADPFTGFYSFDEFLQSYEDHSHLHKYGYDRLRVRTSVENSLSNASYLVQKLRDEGLDDPQSLDNVLQDQALDAVLFPSSSSYDVAARAGLPSITVPAGYKENGRPFGITLTGNAFSEETLFQIAFAYEQATMLRKKPDITQQP; this comes from the coding sequence ATGCAATTCTCATTAATGGCTAATTATTGGCATGAAGAAACGACGATCGCCGAAATCCATCAAGCTTATGATGATGGAAAGCTTACAGCGAAAAACCTTGTTCTGTACTATTTAAACCGTATCGCGCTTTGGGATCAGGATGGTCCTTATATCAATGCTGTCTCCGATATCAACCCGGATGCCCTGCCCATCGCGGAGGCACTGGATAAAGAACGTGCACAAAATGGTCGGAGAGGCGCATTACATGGGATCCCGATTCTTTTAAAAGAAAATATCGGAACGGCCGATAAGATGCCGACGCCTGCAGGATCGATCGCGCTTGAAAATTGGCGCTCGCGCGAAGACGCGTTTCTCGTCAAACAACTGCGGGATGCCGGCGCGATTATTCTCGGAAAGACAAACATGACAGAACTTGCCCATCGCATCGGCACAAATATGCCGGAAAATTATAGCTCAAGGGGCGGGTATGTCCTTTGCCCATACGGAACGCAATTTGACGTTGGTGGCTCGAGTACCGGGAGCGCGGCAGCGGTTGCAGCAAATTTTGCCCCTGTAAGCATTGGCACGGATACATCCGGCTCTTTGCTCAACCCCGCGACGCGCAATTCTCTTGTGACAGTCAAACCGACCATTGGGCTTGTCAGCCGGACAGGCATTATCCCTTTGTCTTACGCACAAGACGCGGCCGGACCGATGACGCAAACGGTGGCGGATGCCGCACATCTTTTAGGGGTGATCGCGGGCAAGGACTCTCAAGATGCAGAGACGAAAACACAACCGCTCAAAATACCCAATTATGTGGACACGCTTCGCAAGGATGGCGCAGAAGGAAAACGCATCGGCATTTTTCGTGACTATCAACCGAACATGAGCGATCAAATAGACCTTACCCTTTATGAAGAAACAGTCCTCAGATTAAAGGACTTGGGAGCGACATTGGTTGATTCAGTGTCCATACCCGCGATTAACCGCGGCGATGGCGATGCCGTTGTCAGCTATGAGTCGCGGCATTCCCTGAACAATTTCTTTGCCAGGGCGGATCCTTTCACCGGTTTTTATTCCTTTGATGAATTTTTACAATCCTATGAGGATCATTCCCACTTGCATAAATATGGCTATGATCGCCTTAGAGTCCGAACGTCGGTGGAAAACAGTTTGTCCAATGCGAGCTATCTCGTTCAGAAACTACGGGACGAAGGATTGGATGACCCACAAAGCCTGGATAATGTGTTGCAAGACCAAGCGTTGGACGCCGTTCTCTTTCCAAGCTCAAGCAGTTATGACGTGGCCGCCCGCGCCGGACTGCCGTCCATTACCGTTCCCGCGGGCTACAAAGAAAACGGCCGGCCTTTCGGAATTACATTGACCGGCAATGCTTTTTCGGAAGAAACATTATTTCAGATTGCTTTTGCCTATGAACAGGCAACGATGCTAAGAAAAAAACCGGACATAACGCAGCAACCATAA